The genomic segment TGTACCAGCGCAGATTAGAAAATCCATTCTGTTTGGCATAGGTTTCCAAAATCCTCTTTTGGTTGGAAATGGAATTGCTCTCGCCTTGCAGCTCGTCCTCATGGGACAGTCTTGGGTAAAGGGCGGTAATGAGTTGCTGGGTGGTCTGTCTTAACATAAATTCCTCCGTTTCCGACAGCCAGCCCCACTATTCCGTACCTTGATTGTACCACATGGGGCGGCTGTCTGTATAGCGGCAAAAGCGTCAAATCTGCTTCTTTACGGTCGGTAAAAATGACGGTTTTTCAATCAGGCTTATCACAGGTCAAATATCCGGCGGCGGCTTCTGCTTCCAGCACTTTCATCATCTTGTCAGCGGCGGTGTCGGTCGCCCCCTCCTTGAAAAAGCCAGACACCACAAGGATTGTGTTGCCTATCCTCGTTTCGGTCACGCAGTCCGGGCGGCGGGCAGGGCGTTTGTTTCTCTGGGTGTCGGTCATAGGCAAATCTCCTTTCCGGCAAGCAGCCGTTTCAGCTGTTCCATTTTTCCCTGTGCGGCGGCTTTCCTCAAATTCTCCCCGGTAAAGCAGAGAGGGGAACACATTTCAAG from the Blautia wexlerae DSM 19850 genome contains:
- a CDS encoding transposon-encoded TnpW family protein — its product is MTDTQRNKRPARRPDCVTETRIGNTILVVSGFFKEGATDTAADKMMKVLEAEAAAGYLTCDKPD